In Anaerolineales bacterium, a single window of DNA contains:
- a CDS encoding type II secretion system F family protein: protein MVIAIILALALVGAIVLVVAGVRSPEAKNSIQDRLANYADRDEPATLEEIELSERFQERVIVPMLNRIGKLAARFTPQATLESAKKRLETAGLQIDPAFFLSLRFVLAGLFAGAILIVYLTTKRNFLQGLGLSVLFAALGFFFPDLWLRSRVSRRQKGIFRAMPDALDLLTICVEAGLGFDAAMAKVHEKWETDLALEFGRVIQEIRLGKLRRDALRDMADRLQVTEMTSFVAAIIQSEQLGVSMAKVLRIQSDQMRVRRRQMAEEEAHKLPIKMVFPIALLIFPSIMIILLGPAAASMMGSALGGILGFSGG from the coding sequence ATGGTGATAGCGATCATTCTCGCGTTGGCGCTTGTCGGGGCCATTGTCCTGGTCGTGGCTGGCGTCCGTTCGCCGGAGGCCAAGAACTCGATTCAGGATCGCCTGGCCAATTATGCCGACCGGGACGAACCGGCGACGCTGGAAGAGATTGAGCTCTCAGAGCGATTCCAGGAACGCGTCATCGTCCCCATGCTCAACCGGATCGGGAAGCTGGCGGCGCGCTTCACGCCGCAGGCGACGCTGGAGTCGGCCAAGAAGCGCCTCGAGACCGCCGGCCTGCAAATCGATCCGGCGTTCTTCCTGTCGCTGCGCTTCGTGCTGGCCGGGCTGTTCGCCGGCGCCATCCTGATTGTGTACCTGACGACGAAGCGCAACTTTCTCCAAGGCCTGGGGCTGTCCGTGCTCTTCGCGGCGCTGGGGTTCTTCTTCCCGGACCTGTGGCTTCGCAGCCGTGTATCCCGACGTCAGAAAGGGATCTTTCGCGCTATGCCTGACGCCCTAGACCTGCTGACGATCTGCGTGGAAGCAGGGCTGGGGTTTGACGCCGCCATGGCCAAGGTGCATGAGAAATGGGAGACCGACCTTGCCCTCGAATTCGGACGGGTGATCCAGGAGATACGGCTGGGGAAGCTGCGCCGTGATGCCTTGCGGGATATGGCGGATCGGCTGCAGGTGACCGAGATGACCAGCTTCGTGGCGGCCATCATCCAATCCGAGCAGCTGGGCGTCAGCATGGCCAAGGTTCTCCGAATCCAGTCGGACCAGATGCGCGTCCGGCGCCGCCAGATGGCGGAAGAGGAAGCCCACAAGCTCCCCATCAAGATGGTCTTTCCGATCGCTCTGCTGATCTTCCCGTCGATCATGATCATCCTGCTTGGCCCGGCCGCGGCCAGCATGATGGGCTCGGCGCTCGGCGGGATCCTGGGATTCTCAGGGGGCTAG
- a CDS encoding ComF family protein → MVRLKYRPSREMAAVMGEWLWQVVQQAGWELQLVVPVPLGRARQRQRGYNQVALIASSLAGRLGIEFRPDAIQRTRETRSQVGLDANARRENVQGAFQARPQLVQDRTVCLVDDLLTTGATLIACAEAVRQAGCRQVVGVSVGRA, encoded by the coding sequence GTGGTTAGGTTGAAGTACCGGCCCTCGCGCGAGATGGCTGCGGTCATGGGCGAATGGCTCTGGCAGGTGGTGCAGCAGGCCGGCTGGGAACTGCAGCTCGTCGTCCCCGTGCCGTTGGGCAGGGCCAGGCAGCGTCAGCGAGGGTATAATCAAGTCGCCCTCATCGCCTCCAGCCTGGCAGGGAGACTTGGCATCGAGTTTCGGCCCGATGCCATCCAACGGACGCGTGAAACGCGATCGCAGGTGGGCTTGGACGCCAACGCTCGCCGCGAGAATGTGCAGGGGGCATTCCAGGCAAGGCCCCAGCTTGTGCAAGACCGGACGGTCTGTCTAGTCGATGATCTGTTGACGACCGGAGCGACGCTCATCGCCTGCGCCGAGGCCGTGCGCCAGGCCGGATGCAGGCAGGTCGTGGGAGTGAGCGTCGGACGAGCGTAG
- the raiA gene encoding ribosome-associated translation inhibitor RaiA yields the protein MTVAVEISVHNLDLNDRLREYATKKASKLDRYLDILEEAKVDLAYDKSARSSADRQVAQLTVRGKGVMLRAEERTDDIYASIDAVMEKMYRQVERYRGRHWRGRGDGRTAAEAGADPEAEPLEIQHTISRRKSFPLSPMDEDEAVEQMELIGHTDFFVFLNTSSNAVNVLYRRRDGTLGLIETEVA from the coding sequence ATGACCGTCGCGGTGGAAATTAGCGTTCACAACCTGGATCTGAATGACCGGCTGCGAGAATACGCCACGAAGAAGGCCAGCAAGCTCGATCGCTATCTGGACATTCTGGAAGAAGCCAAGGTCGACCTGGCATACGACAAGTCGGCCCGCAGCAGCGCCGACCGACAGGTGGCGCAGTTGACCGTTCGCGGCAAGGGGGTGATGCTGCGAGCCGAAGAGCGGACCGATGACATCTATGCCTCGATTGATGCCGTCATGGAAAAGATGTACCGCCAGGTCGAGCGATATAGGGGTCGTCACTGGCGAGGGCGCGGGGACGGCCGCACCGCGGCCGAGGCCGGTGCCGATCCTGAGGCTGAGCCGCTCGAGATCCAACACACGATCAGCCGCCGCAAGAGCTTCCCGCTGTCACCGATGGATGAGGACGAGGCCGTTGAACAGATGGAGCTTATCGGGCACACTGACTTCTTTGTCTTCCTGAACACGAGCTCGAACGCGGTCAACGTCCTGTACCGCCGCCGGGATGGAACGCTCGGTCTGATCGAGACCGAGGTCGCCTAG